The Triticum dicoccoides isolate Atlit2015 ecotype Zavitan chromosome 6A, WEW_v2.0, whole genome shotgun sequence genome has a window encoding:
- the LOC119319386 gene encoding uncharacterized protein LOC119319386, whose protein sequence is MVGGGGDARSRTQAARGRRQKAASLPLDVLVDIAARTDPATFVRCAATCVDMRCRVKEYISLHGPLHLRHGDRFVLPLLRGHLIYRQRDWSMPKEELFLVDTTVPDATKLRMATGGGIPLSSRDGLVLARVGVAKELRVCDPATGRSLTLPSEPAFRWVSRINYVLIVGDHDEGVTPVGRHFHVVMAYLDTSQYRPHLKLRTYSSEHGVWGCYTEIQVPSLQGSRLQGRLNKPLVVGGAVHWFCLTDTGTYVLKLNVRGVKVMVTKLPKSFPHHGRHPKLLATSSMDGNVLLLVADGDKMSAWAQSKHTALWQQRPHVVINMTETILRFLDKVGGSCIPPTKPVQFNLVWLAERSGTVLINACDGFFWLDLQSMEIVRWFSDRRVQYMTENNIPYEMSLTAWVPTFSSTF, encoded by the coding sequence AtggtaggcggcggcggcgacgccagGTCGCGGACGCAAGCTGCAAGAGGGCGGAGGCAGAAGGCAGCGTCGCTGCCGTTGGACGTGCTGGTGGACATTGCGGCGCGCACCGACCCGGCCACCTTCGTGCGCTGCGCCGCCACGTGCGTGGACATGCGCTGCCGCGTCAAGGAATACATCAGCCTCCATGGCCCCCTCCACCTCCGGCACGGCGACCGCTTCGTGCTCCCCCTCCTGCGCGGCCACCTGATCTACCGGCAGCGTGACTGGTCAATGCCAAAGGAGGAGTTATTTCTGGTGGACACCACCGTGCCGGATGCCACCAAGCTGCGCATGGCCACTGGCGGTGGCATTCCCCTATCGTCCCGCGATGGCCTCGTCCTCGCCCGTGTGGGCGTGGCCAAAGAGCTCCGCGTGTGCGACCCGGCGACCGGCAGGAGCCTGACCCTGCCGTCTGAACCGGCGTTTCGTTGGGTGTCTCGGATAAATTATGTCTTGATCGTCGGCGACCATGATGAGGGTGTGACTCCCGTTGGTCGGCATTTCCATGTAGTCATGGCATACCTAGATACGTCACAGTACCGCCCTCACCTGAAGCTCCGCACCTACTCATCGGAGCACGGAGTGTGGGGATGCTACACTGAGATTCAGGTCCCTAGCCTGCAAGGCAGCCGCTTGCAGGGACGCCTCAACAAGCCTCTGGTTGTCGGGGGCGCTGTGCACTGGTTTTGCCTGACCGACACCGGTACCTATGTCCTGAAGCTCAATGTCAGAGGGGTAAAGGTGATGGTTACGAAGCTCCCAAAGAGCTTCCCACACCATGGGCGGCACCCAAAACTTCTGGCAACATCATCGATGGACGGGAATGTGCTCTTGctcgtcgccgacggcgacaagaTGTCAGCTTGGGCACAGTCAAAGCATACAGCCTTGTGGCAGCAACGACCACATGTGGTGATCAACATGACAGAGACAATTTTGCGTTTCCTTGACAAGGTAGGCGGGAGCTGCATTCCGCCGACGAAGCCAGTCCAATTCAACCTAGTGTGGCTCGCCGAGAGGAGCGGCACTGTGCTCATCAACGCATGCGACGGTTTCTTCTGGCTCGACCTGCAGTCCATGGAGATTGTGAGGTGGTTCTCGGATCGTAGGGTCCAATACATGACCGAGAATAATATCCCCTATGAGATGAGTTTGACAGCTTGGGTTCCAACATTCAGTAGCACTTTCTGA